The genomic segment AGGGGGCTTTATCTAAAGGTGAGAACACCTTcaaaagcctttccttctcctttaagttatgaagatccaaattacggaaagaccccttatccggaaaaccccaggtcccaagcattatgaataacaggtcccatacctgcactacaaATGGTTTAACAGTTTAGATGCACAATTTGGGGTTCCTGGAGTACACAAAATGCATTGTTTATCCCATGAAATAATAATGTGAATTACAAGTGGGACAAATAATTCTTTGTGATTTGCGTAGAACAATTctggtttttattttaaagccaCAATATGTCAACTCCTAATGCCTATTAATCTATTGATTATTGATTGATAAGTGCAGACAATCAATTTTTAACTGATGGTTTGGGGCACCCCGAGGCCTCGTCACAAATTCGGGCCTGGATATGGCTGTTTTTATTAACTggttatatttaatttaataaaattcataacatgaaaaaaacaatatacacaGGTTATTCATGACACGAAATAGACTTTCTACAGAAGCATTACTGCACAGAATGAGAGTTATACAcaaatgggcttatttagcaattatCAAGTTGGTTTtcctaaatcaaataaacatGTACATCGAAttcttgcttatttataaatgtgGGAAACTtgttcaagtaaaaaaaaaacttcaatacaAGTTTGAATAAAACCGGAAAATTCAAAtatcttgaattaaaaatatggcttcgCTTTGCCTAGGACGActgccattgagttctatagACACTCGCATtcaacatatttacatataaGTGTTTCGGGTAttctgcactttataaataaaagaaattttagtttttgaaccataatttgaaaaAACAATGAAACTAGAGCATTGATAaatcccctccccccccaaatgggagtgtgttggggggatccttaatggagaaggatctgggggattggctgtttgtagccATTTTATTAACAAATAGAGTAAGTAAATGAATTATTGTATATTTCCTATTTTCTTCTATGTTAATTTTTTGTCATTACAACTCAGACATACATGTTTTCCCCTTACACAGTTTAGCAGTGATTGGCCGTACAGGAGCCCTTACACCCTTAGTACAGTCAGCTTGTGACCTGGAACCTTAACCCCTAATACACAGGGGAACAATAAATGATTACACAGGCAGCGTGTAGGGAcgagcaaaaatttttttttatgcgcgtGACTTTTTTACGCAACCTCAACTTTTTGACGCTACATGACTTCATTAATGAGACCACAAATGTTTGACACAattacaacttttttctcactcacgGAGCATATTGCTTTTCTTATCTTTCTACACCCATAGTGTCAcatacttttatatataaataagtataacATGTATTTGAGCCTTAACATTTACTGCCTGTgctgtaaaatgttttaaagccCAAATTATCGAGTATAAAATAGTAGCGACGTGAACTGAGaacagggtcggacagggggtgcagggcagaccggggcttctgcctcaggggcccctgtaccccccaatggcccccctccccccccagaggccccaacaccctccaacccCCTCGGGGGAGCGAGACAGTCCCCTGGtggatttttcccggtaccccgccagcccagtccgacactgactgacAAAGACTTACAGCAGGGAACAGAGAATTAATGtgaattaaatcatttattttatttaaggtcATTGACAAAACCCATAGGTTATTACAATAGCTTGGAATTACAATAGGATCCACAGGAAGGAGTAGTCCCCACGATATCCCAAACAGATCATTGGTGGGAGCCGAGCAGGTGGTTACGGTGCAACAGATATTTTGTATTGGATCCCTCCTTGGACTTATCTTCTTCATACAGCGGCAAGAGCCTAACGGATGGCTCGGGCCTAACGACTTGTTGGAGTGAGAATTGAAATCCATCTTCACACATGTTAATGAGGCTTTATGTGCCTTAGAGCACTCACATCCAGCAAATTGTACTTCAGTCAAGTCTTAAGCCGACCAAACCCTGGTTAGTATTATCTGTGATTTGCATCTCTGAGTAAAAAGCACTTCCCTGACAGATATCTCAGTGGGCAGATTGGAAATTCCCACTGGCTGAGGACTGCTTCAGGTCACAGATGCCACATCCAAACCTTCTCCCTTATATTTCACTCTCTTCATTGGCCTCTACATCACCAGGTAACTTGGTTCTGACATAGAACCAATCGTCCTTCATGTTCTTGGGTATTGTGAAACCGTAGATCTATAGCAGGATAAAAAGGCAACATTAACATTTTGCAGACTAATAATATAATTGTGCAAATATTTAACTATTCCCTTACTTTTCTGAtaaaatttaatatatataaaagaaatgctATTGTGTACTTACCTTGAAGTCTGTAGCAAATGTGGCCAAATACCCATAAAATGTGACAGTTGAGAGCCATTCGCTGGTAACTCGTAAGATGTTCATGATCTGAAAAACAAATTACGAATTGATTTCCACAAGAAAATGATTGATGGTTGCACAGTGACAGGACTGAAATACACATGCATTCCATTTACAGAATAAACTGCTACACTGTGCCATGGCTATgatttaaataacatttactggCACAAAGCTAAAGCCAAGAGTGAGCACTAAAGATTGGTACAACTGGTATATTGCAAGTCCCCTGTGTGGCCCTAAAGCAATAGTACAATACATAGAATGAGCAAATCCCCATACCTCATACAGCTGTGTGTTTACTGGTGCCATCCAGATGAACATGAAAGCAAACGCTGCACCTGAAACAATTATAAAGGAGAAATTAGCTCTTTGCCAATGtctaatgaaaatgtaaaatgttttaaaatgctgACCCCtcccctcacccacctaccccccaTGACTAGATATAGAACAACGTTGGTACAGAGTATATATTCGTTCAAAAGTAACAttagaagtaaaataaaaatacctaTCACTAAGAAGAATACGGTGGTCACTGATATTATCAAGCGCAAAAGGCACTTGACTCTGCCGTCCTTCTCCGGGGGAGTCCTGTACGATATCACGGTGTTTATTATAGTATAGGCACTCGCACAAACAGTGGCTGTCAGCACTCCTGCTATGTGCGCGCTCTGGAACGCCAGCACCTAAACATACAGATACAATCAGTcagtaaatgtattattatgCGTTTGTTCCATGTTTCTAACACTTTATGGGAGAGGAACGCATCTTACCGGAAAGTTCTCCAAAAAGTAAGCTTGGCATGCCAACAATCCCAGCAGCAATAGGGCTACGTTGGCCCAGGTACGCTTCTTTCCAGACTCAGCGCTGCGATGCCTCAGCAGGGTGTATCTGGCGTACATTGTGGCAGCTCCTAAGGAACAATATGAATTTAGTTAGCTTATTGGCGCTTACAATTCATTAGGTGGGAATGTAAGGATATTTGTTACACTTACCGATATAGCAACAGATACCATGCAACACGGTAAAAGCAATATTGGCCAATGCAAAGTCCCGTAAACCACTGGAAAAGAGAGAAAACATATGATTATTAGTTTATCAGATCTGACGTTTATCACACAGAGACCCAATTTAGAATTTCCCTCACCTTGTATAGGGTGCAAGTCCAGAGAAAAATGCTGCCATGTTATAAATCAAAAGGCCAATAAAAGACACCGATATTATAAAAAATGGTGCTAAAGCCATTATAGTCACTGCAGATATCTTCATTTTAAAGTCAAAAcatgaaacaaaacaaataagaTTAAAGAAAATTATgcagaaagcaaaaaaagatctcaTGTTGTTTCTTGTCAAGAAACGCAATGAATGATCCTGCCGGTGTAGCTGTGTGTATAATGTACAGCCGGCtcgatgacatcacaatgggagCATTGTGATGTCACTGCACTTTTGTGACTTCTGGGGCCTAAAGGCTTTACACACTGAATGTGGGCAgagggcattgtgatgtcactgcTCCTTTGTGACTTCTGGGTCCTAAAGGGTTCCGAATCTTTTCAGTTGGAAACAAATACCAGTATTCTGAAAATGAAAAGTAGAAGTATATTGGAGACagagtaaataaaaatacacctaGAATCTTTATATGTGAGACCTGATTTTACAGATGCCGCCTTTCCAAATGGGGCCTCATTCCAGTTTTACAGCACGGCTTGGCATATTACTGATATTAACTTGATTGCAGCAGATTGGCAACTATGAGCGTTGGTTTATGTATAAGGCCTACAGCTGTAGCCTGTAACGTAGGGAGAAAGCTGTGGAAAGAAAGCCGTCACTAGTTCTGCTACTGTCATTGCACAAAATATACTAATAAACTTGTAGTTTTGTGCAATAAGTATATTTTCACTGAATGaattatggttaaatgattcccttttctctgtaataataaaacagtacctgtacttgatcccaactaagatataattaccccttattgggggcagaacagccctattgggtttatttaatggttaaatgattcccttttctctgtaataataaaacagtacctgtacttgattccaactaagatataattaccccttattgggggcagaacagccctattgggtttatttcatggttaaatgattcccttttctctgtaataataaaacagtacctgtacttgatcccaactaagatataattaccccttattgggggcagaacagccctattgggtttatttcatggttaaatgattcccttttctctgtaataataaaacagtacctgtacttgatcccaatgatttttagcagatttaagttatgaagatccaaattacggaaagaccccttatccggaaaaccccaggtcccaagcattatgaataacaggtcccatacctgcactacaaATGGTTTAACAGTTTAGATGCACAATTTGGGGTTCCTGGAGTACACAAAATGCATTGTTTATGAAATAATAATGTGAATTACAAGTGGGACAAATAATTCTTTGTGATTTGCGTAGAacaattctgttttttattttaaagccacAATATGTCAACTCCTAATGCCTATTAATTTATTGATTATTGATTGATAAGTGCAGATAATCAATTTTTAACTGATGGTTTGGGGCACCCCGAGGCCTCGTCACAAATTCGGGCCTGGATATGGCTGCTTTTATTAACTGGTTATATTTAACTTATAAAATTCATaacatgaaaaaaacaatatacacaGGTTATTCATGACACGAAATAGACTTTCTACAGAAGCATTACTGCACAGAATGAGAGTTATACAcaaatgggcttatttagcaattatCAAGTTGGTTTtcctaaatcaaataaacatGTACATCGAAttcttgcttatttataaatgtgGGAAACTtgttcaagtaaaaaaaaaaacttcaatacaAGTTTGAATAAAACCGGAAAATTCAAAtatcttgaattaaaaatatggcttcgCTTTGCCTAGGACGActgccattgagttctatagACACTCGCATtcaacatatttacatataaGTGTTTCGGGTAttctgcactttataaataaaagaaattttagtttttgaaccataatttgaaaaAACAATGAAACTAGAGCATTGATAaatcccctccccccccaaatgggagtgtgttggggggatccttaatggagaaggatctgggggattggctgtttgtagccATTTTATTAACAAATAGAGTAAGTAAATGAATTATTGTATATTTCCTATTTTCTTCTATGTTAATTTTTTGTCATTACAACTCAGACATATTTTGTTTTCCCCTTACACAGTTTAGCAGTGATTGGCCGTACAGGAGCCCTTACACCCTTAGTACAGTCAGCTTGTGACCTGGAACCTTAACCCCTAATACACAGGGGAACAATAAATGATTACACAGGCAGCGTGTAGGGAcgagcaaaattttttttttatgcgcgtGACTTTTTTACGCAACCTCAACTTTTTGACGCTACATGACTTCATTAATGAGACCACAAATGTTTGACACAattacaacttttttctcactcacgGAGCATATTGCTTTTCTTATCTTTCTACACCCATAGTGTCAcatacttttatatataaataagtataacATGTATTTGAGCCTTAACATTTACTGCCTGTgctgtaaaatgttttaaagccCAAATTATCGAGTATAAAATAGTAGCGACGTGAACTGAGaacagggtcggacagggggtgcagggcagaccggggcttctgcctcaggggcccctgtaccccccaatggcccccctccccccccagaggccccaacaccctccaacccCCTCGGGGGAGCGAGACAGCCCCCTgggggatttttcccggtaccccgccggcccagtccgacactgactgacAAAGACTTACAGCAGGAAACAGAGAATTAACGtgaattaaatcatttattttatttaaggtcATTGACAAAACCCATAGGTTATTACAATAGCTTGGAATTACAATAGGATCCACAGGAAGGAGTAGTCCCACGATATCCCAAACAGATAATTGGTGGGAGCCGAGCAGGTGGTTACGGTGCAACAGATATTTTGTATTGGATCCCTCCTTGGACTTATCTTCTTCATACAGCGGCAAGAGCCTAACGGATGGCTCGGGCCTAACGACTTGTTGGAGTGAGAATTGAAATCCATCTTCACACATGTTAATGAGGCTTTATGTGCCTTAGAGCACTCACATCCAGCAAATTGTACTTCAGTCAAGTCTTAAGCCGACCAAACCCTGGTTAGTATTATCTGTGATTTGTATCTCTGAGTAAAAAGCACTTCCCTGACAGATATCTCAGTGGGCAGATTGGAAATTCCCACTGGCTGAGGACTGCTTCAGGTCACAGATGCCACATCCAAACCTTCTCCCTTATATTTCACTCTCTTCATTGGCCTCTACATCACCAGGTAACTTGGTTCTGACATAGAACCAATCGTCCTTCATGTTCTTGGGTATTGTGAAACCGTAGATCTATAGCAAGATAAAAAGGCAACATTAACATTTTGCAGACTAATAATATAATTGTGCAAATGTTTAACTATTCCCTTACTTTTCTGataacatttaatatatataaaagaaatgttattGTGTACTTACCTTGAAGTCTGTAGCAAATGTGGCCAAATACCCATAAAATGTGACAGTTGAGAGCCATTCGCTGGTAACTCGTAAGATGTTCATGATCTGAAAAACAAATTATGAGTTGATTTCAATAAGAAAATGATTGATGGTTGCACAGTGACAGGACTGAAATACACATGCATTCCATTTACAGAATAAACTGCTACACTGTGCCATGGCTATGATTCAAATAACATTTACTGGCACAAAGCTAAAGCCAAGAGTGAGCACTAAAGATTGGTACAACTGGTATATTGCAAGTCCCCTGTGTGGCCCTAAAGCAgcggccccaacctttcttactcatgagccacagtcaaatgtaaaaagacttggagagcaacaatagcatcataaaTGTTAATTGAGgtggcaaataagggctaagattactactgggtagcctctatgcacactatcagcttacagaaggctttatttggcagtaaattttgttttattcAACCTAATCTTGCTACCaagtctggaattcaaaaataactccctggtttgggggcactgagagcaacatccaaggggtcggtgagcaacatgttccccccgaaccactggttggggattactgccctAAAGCAATAGTACAATACATAGAATGAGCAAATCCACATACCTCATACAGCTGTGTGTTTACTGGTGCCATCCAGATGAACATGAAAGCAAACGCTGCACCTAAAACAATTATAAAGGAGAAATTAGCTCTTTGC from the Xenopus tropicalis strain Nigerian chromosome 5, UCB_Xtro_10.0, whole genome shotgun sequence genome contains:
- the LOC108644798 gene encoding DNA damage-regulated autophagy modulator protein 1, whose translation is MALAPFFIISVSFIGLLIYNMAAFFSGLAPYTSGLRDFALANIAFTVLHGICCYIGAATMYARYTLLRHRSAESGKKRTWANVALLLLGLLACQAYFLENFPVLAFQSAHIAGVLTATVCASAYTIINTVISYRTPPEKDGRVKCLLRLIISVTTVFFLVIGAAFAFMFIWMAPVNTQLYEIMNILRVTSEWLSTVTFYGYLATFATDFKIYGFTIPKNMKDDWFYVRTKLPGDVEANEESEI